The following coding sequences lie in one Candidatus Bathyarchaeia archaeon genomic window:
- a CDS encoding 50S ribosomal protein L23: MDPHEIIIYPLVTEVTSRLIEKENKIVFIVSRKATKGDIKRAVEELYQVRVSSVNTSITREGTKKAYVKLTEEYSATDLAVKLGIF; encoded by the coding sequence ATGGATCCTCATGAAATCATCATCTACCCGCTTGTAACTGAGGTTACAAGCCGCTTAATCGAGAAAGAAAATAAGATAGTTTTCATTGTAAGTCGAAAGGCAACTAAAGGCGACATAAAAAGGGCCGTTGAAGAGCTATATCAGGTCAGAGTTAGTAGCGTTAATACGTCGATAACTAGGGAAGGAACTAAGAAAGCTTATGTGAAGCTGACTGAAGAGTATAGTGCGACGGATTTAGCGGTTAAGCTAGGTATATTCTAG